The genomic interval GCTGTTTATGGAAAACAATGTGGTGAATGAAGTTAAATGGTTCTTTGTGGCACTGAGTAGTACGACAATGATTGTCTTGGTAATGGGGGTGTACTTTTACAGCAATATTGGTGGCGGTGTTTTAATTGGTACCGTATATGCTCTGTATGGCTATGTGAGTAGAATGAGCGAATTATTCTATCGTTTCGCGTACATGTATAGCGATATTGTCCAGCAAAAGTCTGCAGTCATGAATGCAGAGGAAATTGCTAATGACTTCAGTAAAAACAAAAGTAGCAAATCTATTTCATTGAATGCAGCATGGCGGGAGTTAAAGATTAATAATTTGCAATTTTCTTACAACACTGCTGAGCAGGCACGTCTTCACTTGAATAATATTTCACTTGTAATTCGTCGTGGTCAAAAAGTCGCTTTCATTGGAGCAAGTGGCAGTGGGAAAACAACTTTTCTGAAAGTGATTAGAGAATTATATAAGCCTCAACGGGGAGAAGTATATCTGGATAACAAATTGCTTCCCGGTCACTTTCAATCCTTGAGTCCTGATATTGCCCTTATTCCTCAAGATCCCGAAATATTCTCTACTACTATTAGCGAGAATATCACAGTAGGTGTGAATCATAGTGCTAGCCATATTAAAAGGTTTACTGATATGGCCTGCTTTACGGATGTGATTAGTCGCTTACCTCATGGTTTAGAATCCAATATATTCGAAAAAGGCGTGAATCTCAGTGGTGGTGAAAAACAACGTTTAGCTTTGGCTCGTGGGCTTATGGCGAGTGAAGATAAAGCCATGGTTCTTTTAGACGAGGCAACCAGTTCAGTAGATACCAAAAATGAGCTGTATATTTATGAAAATATTTTCAAAGCCTTCAAGGGCAAAACAATTATTGCTTCTATCCATCGTTTACACTTATTATCACTTTTCGATGAAATCTATTTCTTTAAAGCAGGTAAAATTGTAGCTTCAGGTACATTGGCAAGCTTGCGTCAATCTTCTCCTGAGTTTCAAGCATTATGGTCAAAATACAATTCAATACATCTCAAGGTAGAATCTAGTAGTGCTTAACATATGGTCTTTCTTATACTTATCCTGATCCTTCGAGCACCGTAAAAATTACTTCTT from Candidatus Abawacabacteria bacterium carries:
- a CDS encoding ABC transporter ATP-binding protein; the protein is MNPVVYLTQKLWKYAQGNRHNVVLYLVFFIIANGFHFLEPLVIAKMLNIIQEQGITTSSIATLVKYLALFFALTPGFWLFHGIARVVENKNAFIVRANYKKYLLNGVLAFPMEWHTDHHSGDTIDKVEKGTSALYRYSGDTFQLIETITSLISSLIALSYFNLNAGFIAACMVTLTILLILRFDEVLVGQYKTLYRAENKISEKVFDIISNITTVIILRIERLVSSALYKKIMEPLKLFMENNVVNEVKWFFVALSSTTMIVLVMGVYFYSNIGGGVLIGTVYALYGYVSRMSELFYRFAYMYSDIVQQKSAVMNAEEIANDFSKNKSSKSISLNAAWRELKINNLQFSYNTAEQARLHLNNISLVIRRGQKVAFIGASGSGKTTFLKVIRELYKPQRGEVYLDNKLLPGHFQSLSPDIALIPQDPEIFSTTISENITVGVNHSASHIKRFTDMACFTDVISRLPHGLESNIFEKGVNLSGGEKQRLALARGLMASEDKAMVLLDEATSSVDTKNELYIYENIFKAFKGKTIIASIHRLHLLSLFDEIYFFKAGKIVASGTLASLRQSSPEFQALWSKYNSIHLKVESSSA